One Curtobacterium sp. BH-2-1-1 genomic region harbors:
- a CDS encoding peptidylprolyl isomerase: MAPKNQARDNREARERLRLYTARQGLHERQRRRRVRDNVVGAGVLVLVAALATGSQLAFAGSQGGGADASASASATATPTPSASATAANTGDVPSKSIAKDSTWTGSLTLNKDVKLGIELDGEKAPQAASVEIKLIQEQFYNGTTCHRLADSTGFEFLQCGSANGDGTGDAGFQYGPLENVPSDGKYTKGTIAIARSSSAYSQTTQFFIVYGDTTLDGSTGGYTVVGKVTSGLDELESKITSKGISSAGSDGTGEPKVATTITGATIEQEK, encoded by the coding sequence GTGGCACCGAAGAACCAGGCGCGTGACAACCGAGAGGCGCGCGAGCGCCTCCGCCTCTACACGGCACGGCAGGGCCTGCACGAACGGCAGCGGCGCCGCCGGGTGCGGGACAACGTCGTCGGCGCCGGTGTCCTCGTCCTCGTCGCGGCGTTGGCGACCGGTTCGCAGCTCGCCTTCGCCGGGTCGCAGGGTGGCGGGGCGGACGCGAGCGCGAGTGCCTCCGCGACCGCGACGCCGACCCCGTCCGCGAGTGCCACCGCCGCGAACACGGGCGACGTCCCGAGCAAGTCCATCGCGAAGGACTCCACCTGGACCGGATCGCTCACCCTCAACAAGGACGTGAAGCTCGGCATCGAGCTGGACGGCGAGAAGGCACCCCAGGCCGCGAGCGTCGAGATCAAGCTCATCCAGGAGCAGTTCTACAACGGCACCACCTGCCACCGACTCGCCGACAGCACCGGGTTCGAGTTCCTGCAGTGCGGCTCCGCGAACGGCGACGGCACGGGTGACGCCGGGTTCCAGTACGGCCCGCTCGAGAACGTCCCGAGCGACGGCAAGTACACCAAGGGCACCATCGCGATCGCCCGCAGCTCGTCGGCGTACTCGCAGACGACTCAGTTCTTCATCGTCTACGGCGACACCACGCTGGACGGCTCCACCGGCGGCTACACCGTCGTCGGGAAGGTCACCAGCGGCCTCGACGAACTCGAGTCGAAGATCACGTCGAAGGGCATCTCCTCCGCCGGCAGCGACGGCACCGGCGAGCCGAAGGTGGCGACCACGATCACCGGCGCGACGATCGAGCAGGAGAAGTAG
- a CDS encoding DUF349 domain-containing protein: MGPDEATTWGRVDENGTVYVRYEDTEKAVGEYPDATPDEALAYFARKYADLEGQVKIAEQRVQRGASANDVARTVEHLQALVAEARVVGDLKSLETRVAALTEQLGSLTKEQAEQAQQALADALAHRTALVEEAEALAAVDPARAQWKQITAQLDDVFARWQQHQHDGPRIPKNEANELWKRFRAARSTVDQHRRAFYSELDAQHRDARNRKQELVQQAEALAPRGSDAIPAYRELLDDWKGAGRAGKRHDDALWARFKAAGDVLFEQRHAEAAAENVEYSANLEAKQALLTEAEPLLKVTDRAAARKTLTGIQRRWDEIGKVPRGDVRRIEDRLRAVEDHVRSLEDEHWKASDPERKARQTGLASQLEDAIGKLEAELADAQASGDARKIKDAQEALDARKIWLDALGG; encoded by the coding sequence GTGGGACCTGACGAAGCAACGACCTGGGGGCGGGTCGACGAGAACGGGACGGTGTACGTCCGGTACGAGGACACCGAGAAAGCCGTCGGTGAGTACCCGGACGCGACACCCGACGAAGCCCTCGCCTACTTCGCGCGGAAGTACGCCGACCTCGAGGGGCAGGTGAAGATCGCCGAGCAGCGCGTCCAGCGTGGTGCCTCGGCGAACGACGTCGCCCGCACGGTGGAGCACCTGCAGGCCCTCGTGGCCGAGGCCCGCGTCGTCGGCGACCTCAAGTCGCTCGAGACCCGCGTCGCCGCCCTGACCGAGCAGCTCGGTTCCCTGACGAAGGAGCAGGCCGAGCAGGCACAGCAGGCCCTCGCGGACGCCCTGGCGCACCGCACCGCCCTGGTGGAAGAAGCCGAGGCCCTCGCCGCGGTCGACCCGGCACGGGCGCAGTGGAAGCAGATCACCGCGCAGCTCGACGACGTCTTCGCGCGGTGGCAGCAGCACCAGCACGACGGCCCGCGCATCCCCAAGAACGAGGCGAACGAGCTCTGGAAGCGTTTCCGCGCGGCCCGCTCGACCGTCGACCAGCACCGTCGCGCGTTCTACTCCGAGCTCGACGCGCAGCACCGCGACGCCCGCAACCGCAAGCAGGAGCTCGTCCAGCAGGCCGAGGCGCTCGCTCCCCGCGGGTCCGACGCTATCCCGGCGTACCGCGAACTGCTCGACGACTGGAAGGGCGCTGGGCGAGCCGGCAAGCGGCACGACGACGCACTCTGGGCGCGCTTCAAGGCCGCGGGTGACGTGCTGTTCGAGCAGCGCCACGCCGAAGCCGCCGCCGAGAACGTCGAGTACTCGGCCAACCTCGAAGCGAAGCAGGCGCTCCTGACCGAGGCCGAGCCGCTCCTGAAGGTCACCGACCGGGCTGCCGCACGCAAGACCCTCACGGGCATCCAGCGCCGGTGGGACGAGATCGGCAAGGTCCCCCGCGGTGACGTCCGGCGCATCGAGGACCGTCTCCGCGCGGTCGAGGACCACGTGCGCAGCCTCGAGGACGAGCACTGGAAGGCGTCCGACCCGGAGCGCAAGGCCCGTCAGACCGGTCTCGCGAGCCAGCTCGAGGACGCGATCGGCAAGCTCGAAGCGGAGCTAGCCGATGCCCAGGCCTCGGGCGACGCCCGCAAGATCAAGGACGCGCAGGAAGCGCTCGACGCCCGCAAGATCTGGCTCGACGCCCTCGGCGGCTGA
- a CDS encoding bifunctional riboflavin kinase/FAD synthetase, with amino-acid sequence MQYYDDTADVAQGFGPSAVTIGKFDGVHVGHRAVIAHLERAAREHGLVSTVVTFDRHPLDVIDPDKVPPALTSIAQRRELLDDVGVDATLLLRFDHELQSKAPEAFVSEILVDTLHAQLVFVGSDFRFGAKGAGDVALLRELGEQHGFTVELIDDVDLVDDVRPDGERRVSSTWIRELLGDGRVAEAARLLGREHAVRSVVVHGNERGRAMGYPTANLDPASEGFVPADGVYAARVLHDGTVYPAAVSVGNNPTFEGVPAKQIEAHLLDVDIDLYGDTISVLFVSYVRGMVKFDSMDELAEQMRQDDRDIRTLLGLPAVV; translated from the coding sequence GTGCAGTACTACGACGACACCGCCGACGTGGCGCAGGGCTTCGGGCCGAGCGCGGTCACCATCGGGAAGTTCGACGGGGTCCACGTCGGGCACCGTGCGGTCATCGCGCACCTCGAGCGTGCGGCGCGCGAGCACGGCCTCGTGTCCACGGTCGTGACGTTCGACCGCCACCCACTCGACGTGATCGACCCGGACAAGGTGCCGCCCGCCCTGACGAGCATCGCCCAGCGGCGCGAGCTGCTCGACGACGTCGGGGTCGACGCCACCCTGCTGCTCCGGTTCGACCATGAGCTCCAGTCGAAGGCACCAGAGGCCTTCGTGTCCGAGATCCTCGTCGACACCCTGCACGCCCAGCTCGTGTTCGTCGGCAGCGACTTCCGGTTCGGGGCGAAGGGCGCCGGCGACGTCGCCCTCCTGCGCGAGCTGGGGGAGCAGCACGGCTTCACCGTCGAGCTCATCGACGACGTCGACCTGGTCGACGACGTCCGGCCGGACGGCGAGCGACGGGTGTCCTCGACGTGGATCCGCGAACTCCTCGGGGACGGCCGCGTCGCCGAGGCCGCACGCCTGCTCGGCCGTGAACACGCGGTGCGGAGCGTCGTCGTGCACGGGAACGAGCGCGGTCGGGCGATGGGCTACCCGACGGCGAACCTCGACCCGGCGTCCGAGGGCTTCGTCCCCGCCGACGGCGTCTACGCCGCACGGGTGCTGCACGACGGCACGGTGTACCCGGCTGCCGTCTCGGTCGGCAACAACCCGACGTTCGAGGGCGTGCCGGCGAAGCAGATCGAGGCGCACCTGCTCGACGTGGACATCGACCTCTACGGCGACACGATCTCGGTGCTGTTCGTCTCGTACGTGCGGGGCATGGTGAAGTTCGACTCGATGGACGAGCTCGCCGAGCAGATGCGGCAGGACGACCGCGACATCCGGACGCTGCTGGGGCTCCCCGCCGTCGTCTGA
- the truB gene encoding tRNA pseudouridine(55) synthase TruB, translating to MLETAPDGILLVDKPQGISSHRVVSIARRRLGLKKVGHAGTLDPMATGLLLLGIGPSTRLLTHLVGLGKTYTATIRLGVSTDSDDADGTPTAAVGTSSADVSGAAVERAVAAQRGQISQVPSTVSAIKVDGRRAYDLARKGEAVVLQSRTVTVSRFDVTGRGDRVVSVDGEDVAVIDLDVVVSCSSGTYVRALARDVGAALGTGAHLTALRRTEVGPFSVDDAIDLEDESVDVRAALARPVDVARTLFPSVPLDAAAAKDLADGKRVAADHPDTDGPVAAVATEGDRLVGLVSVRRGLLRVITNFPTASGVGA from the coding sequence GTGCTCGAAACCGCGCCCGACGGCATCCTCCTCGTCGACAAGCCGCAGGGGATCTCCAGCCACCGGGTCGTCTCCATCGCCCGACGTCGGCTGGGTCTGAAGAAGGTCGGCCACGCCGGCACGCTCGACCCGATGGCGACCGGCCTGCTCCTGCTCGGGATCGGCCCGTCGACCCGGCTCCTGACGCACCTCGTCGGACTCGGCAAGACCTACACCGCCACGATCCGTCTCGGGGTCTCGACCGACTCGGACGACGCCGACGGGACCCCGACCGCGGCCGTGGGCACGTCCTCGGCGGACGTGTCCGGGGCCGCGGTCGAGCGGGCCGTCGCCGCGCAGCGCGGACAGATCTCGCAGGTGCCGTCGACCGTCAGCGCCATCAAGGTCGACGGCCGCCGCGCCTACGACCTCGCGCGCAAGGGTGAAGCGGTCGTCCTGCAGTCCCGGACCGTGACGGTGTCGCGGTTCGACGTCACCGGCCGGGGGGACCGCGTCGTCTCCGTCGACGGCGAGGACGTTGCCGTGATCGACCTCGACGTGGTCGTGTCGTGCTCGTCCGGCACCTACGTGCGCGCGCTGGCCCGTGACGTCGGCGCCGCACTCGGCACCGGCGCCCACCTCACCGCGCTCCGCCGCACCGAGGTCGGCCCCTTCAGCGTCGACGACGCGATCGACCTCGAGGACGAGTCCGTCGACGTCCGGGCCGCACTCGCCCGACCGGTCGACGTCGCCCGCACCCTGTTCCCGTCCGTGCCGCTCGACGCGGCCGCGGCGAAGGACCTCGCCGACGGCAAACGCGTGGCGGCGGACCACCCGGACACCGACGGCCCGGTCGCGGCCGTCGCCACCGAGGGGGACCGGCTCGTCGGGCTCGTCTCGGTGCGACGCGGACTGCTGCGCGTCATCACCAACTTCCCGACGGCATCGGGGGTGGGCGCGTGA
- a CDS encoding A/G-specific adenine glycosylase, whose amino-acid sequence MDNPTRPQDATRGTDIATPLIAWFRAEARDLPWRRPGFPAWGTLVSEIMLQQTQVARVVPRLEAWLTRWPTPADLAASPPADAVRAWDRLGYPRRALALHAAATAIAEQHDNVVPRDVDALLALPGIGDYTARAVAVFAYGDRHPVVDVNVRRVLARALLGQGEPGPAKAKQDLPLMESVLPDDRDDAAATNAAVMELGALVCVARSPACDACPIADRCAWRAAGYPEHEGPRAPKQAKFAGSDRQVRGLIMAELRASDVPVTRDEIEPVWPDAEQRDRALASLLRDGLAVGDDASGYRLPEG is encoded by the coding sequence GTGGACAACCCGACCCGTCCACAGGACGCGACCCGAGGAACGGACATCGCGACGCCGCTCATCGCCTGGTTCCGCGCCGAGGCGCGCGACCTGCCGTGGCGGCGTCCCGGGTTCCCCGCGTGGGGCACGCTGGTCAGCGAGATCATGCTGCAGCAGACGCAGGTCGCGCGCGTCGTGCCCCGTCTGGAGGCATGGCTCACCCGCTGGCCGACGCCTGCGGACCTCGCGGCCTCACCCCCGGCGGACGCGGTGCGTGCCTGGGACCGGCTCGGCTACCCGAGACGGGCGCTCGCGCTGCACGCGGCCGCGACGGCGATCGCCGAGCAGCACGACAACGTGGTGCCCCGGGACGTGGACGCGCTGCTCGCGCTGCCCGGGATCGGGGACTACACGGCCCGGGCGGTCGCCGTGTTCGCGTACGGCGACCGGCACCCGGTCGTCGACGTGAACGTCCGGCGCGTCCTCGCCCGCGCCCTGCTCGGCCAGGGCGAACCGGGCCCGGCGAAGGCGAAGCAGGACCTCCCGCTGATGGAGTCGGTGCTGCCGGACGACCGTGACGACGCCGCAGCGACGAACGCCGCGGTGATGGAGCTCGGTGCGCTCGTCTGCGTCGCCCGCTCCCCCGCGTGCGACGCGTGCCCGATCGCCGACCGCTGCGCGTGGCGGGCCGCCGGCTACCCGGAGCACGAGGGCCCACGCGCGCCGAAGCAGGCGAAGTTCGCCGGCAGCGACCGGCAGGTGCGCGGGCTCATCATGGCGGAGCTCCGCGCGAGCGACGTCCCCGTCACGCGCGACGAGATCGAACCGGTGTGGCCCGACGCCGAGCAGCGGGACCGGGCGCTCGCGTCGCTCCTGCGCGACGGACTGGCCGTCGGGGACGACGCGAGCGGCTACCGGCTGCCCGAGGGCTGA
- the rbfA gene encoding 30S ribosome-binding factor RbfA, producing the protein MADPQRARKMADRIKEVVARRLDKGLRDPRLGFVTITDVRVTGDLQHASIFYTVYGTDEERADSAAALKAATGMLRSEVGKNITARLTPSLEFIADALPETSAHMEDLLVQAQVRDEQVRAAAAGATYAGDADPYKHDEDEDEDEDDADAARA; encoded by the coding sequence ATGGCCGATCCGCAGCGCGCACGCAAGATGGCGGACCGCATCAAGGAAGTCGTCGCACGCCGACTCGACAAGGGCCTTCGCGACCCGCGACTCGGGTTCGTGACGATCACCGACGTCCGTGTGACCGGTGACCTGCAGCACGCGTCGATCTTCTACACCGTGTACGGCACCGACGAGGAGCGTGCCGACTCCGCCGCGGCGCTCAAGGCCGCGACCGGGATGCTCCGGTCCGAGGTCGGCAAGAACATCACCGCTCGTCTGACCCCGTCGCTCGAGTTCATCGCCGACGCCCTGCCGGAGACCTCGGCGCACATGGAGGACCTGCTCGTGCAGGCCCAGGTGCGCGACGAGCAGGTCCGTGCAGCCGCGGCCGGCGCGACCTACGCCGGCGACGCCGACCCGTACAAGCACGACGAGGACGAGGACGAGGACGAGGACGACGCCGACGCGGCGCGCGCCTGA
- the infB gene encoding translation initiation factor IF-2 encodes MAKPRVHEIASELGVDSKTAMEKLKELGEFVKGPSSSVEPPVARKLRAALQADGASASKPAAAQTPSAPAKTAAPKSGAPKPGGPRPGPARPAPTPEPEPEVQAPAADVPTPAAPKSVAQRQAEAEAARKAAAAEKAAAEKAAAEQSGDAGPDAAAEPKDDAVKPGGAPKPGAAAGPKPGGPKPGARPGNNPYASSQGMGSRPPRPGNNPYSSNQGMGQRPAAGAGGGNGIPRPAPPRPGAPRPGAPRPGGPGQAGRPNGFGQRPGQGGGGRGGPGGRPGGAGGAGGGFPRPAFSGPRPAGGGGRGRGPGGGTAGAFGRGGGKSRARKSKRTKRAEYEMRQAPSLGGVQVPRGDGNTVVRLRRGASISDFADKIDASPGNLVTVLFHLGEMATATESLDEATFEVLGEELGYKIQIVSPEDEDKELLEGFDIDLEAELDDEDDSVLQQRPPVVTVMGHVDHGKTRLLDAIRNSKVVEGEAGGITQHIGAYQIVTEHEGIERPITFIDTPGHEAFTAMRARGAQVTDIAILVVAADDGIMPQTIEALNHAQSAGVPIVVAVNKIDKEGANPAKVRQQLTEYNLVAEEYGGDVMFVDVSARQNIGIQDLLDAVLLTADAGLDLRANPDKDARGVAIEARLDKGRGSVATVLIQSGTLHVGDAIVAGTAYGRVRAMTDENGVAVKAATPSRPVQVQGLSSVPRAGDTFLVTEEDRTARQIAEKREAAERNAQLAKARKRISLEDFTRALEEGKVDSLNLIIKGDVSGAVEALEQSLLDIEVDDSVQLRILHRGVGAITESDIDLATIDNAIVVGFNVRPDVKARERAAREGIDVRFYSVIYNALEDIEQSLKGMLKPEYEEVQSGVAEIREVFRSSKFGNIAGVIVRSGTITRNAKARVIREGVVLADGLAIESLRRFKDDVTEVRTDFEAGIGLGKFNDIQIGDEIETTELVEKPRD; translated from the coding sequence GTGGCAAAACCACGCGTACACGAGATCGCATCCGAACTCGGTGTCGACAGCAAGACCGCAATGGAGAAGCTCAAGGAACTCGGCGAGTTCGTCAAGGGCCCGAGCTCCAGTGTCGAACCCCCCGTCGCGCGCAAGCTCCGTGCTGCGCTGCAGGCTGACGGCGCCTCGGCGTCGAAGCCCGCTGCGGCACAGACCCCGAGCGCGCCGGCCAAGACCGCGGCGCCGAAGTCGGGCGCACCGAAGCCCGGCGGCCCCCGCCCGGGTCCGGCCCGTCCGGCACCCACCCCCGAGCCCGAGCCCGAGGTGCAGGCGCCCGCCGCCGACGTGCCGACCCCGGCCGCCCCGAAGTCCGTCGCCCAGCGACAGGCCGAGGCCGAGGCCGCTCGCAAGGCCGCCGCTGCCGAGAAGGCCGCTGCCGAGAAGGCCGCTGCCGAGCAGTCCGGCGACGCCGGTCCCGACGCAGCAGCCGAGCCGAAGGACGACGCCGTCAAGCCCGGCGGCGCACCGAAGCCCGGTGCCGCAGCCGGCCCCAAGCCGGGTGGCCCGAAGCCGGGCGCACGCCCCGGCAACAACCCCTACGCGTCGAGCCAGGGCATGGGCTCGCGCCCGCCGCGTCCGGGCAACAACCCGTACTCGTCCAACCAGGGCATGGGCCAGCGCCCCGCCGCCGGTGCCGGTGGCGGCAACGGCATCCCGCGTCCGGCCCCGCCGCGTCCGGGTGCTCCCCGTCCGGGTGCTCCGCGTCCCGGTGGTCCCGGCCAGGCAGGCCGTCCGAACGGCTTCGGGCAGCGCCCGGGCCAGGGTGGCGGCGGTCGTGGCGGCCCCGGTGGTCGTCCGGGTGGTGCCGGTGGTGCCGGTGGCGGCTTCCCGCGTCCGGCCTTCAGCGGCCCGCGTCCCGCCGGTGGCGGTGGCCGCGGTCGTGGCCCCGGTGGCGGTACCGCTGGTGCGTTCGGTCGCGGTGGCGGCAAGAGCCGTGCCCGCAAGTCGAAGCGGACGAAGCGCGCCGAGTACGAGATGCGGCAGGCGCCGTCGCTCGGCGGTGTGCAGGTCCCTCGTGGTGACGGCAACACGGTCGTCCGTCTGCGTCGCGGTGCGAGCATCTCGGACTTCGCGGACAAGATCGACGCGAGCCCCGGCAACCTGGTGACGGTGCTGTTCCACCTCGGTGAGATGGCGACCGCGACCGAGTCGCTGGACGAGGCCACGTTCGAGGTCCTCGGCGAGGAGCTGGGCTACAAGATCCAGATCGTCTCGCCGGAAGACGAGGACAAGGAGCTCCTCGAGGGCTTCGACATCGACCTCGAAGCCGAGCTGGACGACGAGGACGACTCGGTGCTGCAGCAGCGGCCCCCGGTGGTCACCGTCATGGGTCACGTCGACCACGGCAAGACCCGCCTGCTCGACGCGATCCGCAACTCGAAGGTCGTCGAGGGTGAAGCCGGTGGCATCACCCAGCACATCGGTGCGTACCAGATCGTCACCGAGCACGAGGGCATCGAGCGCCCGATCACCTTCATCGACACCCCGGGTCACGAGGCCTTCACGGCCATGCGTGCCCGTGGTGCCCAGGTGACGGACATCGCGATCCTCGTGGTCGCGGCGGACGACGGCATCATGCCCCAGACGATCGAGGCACTGAACCACGCGCAGTCGGCCGGTGTGCCGATCGTGGTCGCGGTGAACAAGATCGACAAGGAAGGCGCGAACCCGGCCAAGGTCCGCCAGCAGCTCACCGAGTACAACCTGGTGGCCGAGGAGTACGGCGGCGACGTCATGTTCGTCGACGTGTCGGCTCGTCAGAACATCGGCATCCAGGACCTCCTGGACGCCGTGCTGCTCACGGCCGACGCCGGTCTCGACCTGCGTGCGAACCCCGACAAGGACGCCCGCGGTGTGGCGATCGAAGCACGCCTCGACAAGGGCCGTGGTTCGGTTGCGACCGTGCTCATCCAGTCCGGCACACTGCACGTCGGCGACGCCATCGTGGCGGGGACGGCCTACGGCCGCGTCCGTGCGATGACCGACGAGAACGGCGTGGCGGTCAAGGCCGCGACGCCGAGCCGTCCGGTCCAGGTGCAGGGTCTGTCCTCGGTGCCCCGCGCCGGTGACACCTTCCTCGTCACCGAAGAGGACCGCACGGCACGTCAGATCGCCGAGAAGCGTGAAGCCGCCGAGCGCAACGCCCAGCTGGCCAAGGCCCGCAAGCGCATCTCGCTCGAGGACTTCACCCGTGCACTCGAAGAGGGCAAGGTCGACTCGCTCAACCTCATCATCAAGGGTGACGTCTCCGGTGCCGTCGAGGCACTCGAGCAGTCGCTCCTGGACATCGAGGTCGACGACAGCGTCCAGCTCCGGATCCTGCACCGCGGCGTCGGTGCGATCACGGAGTCGGACATCGACCTGGCCACGATCGACAACGCGATCGTCGTCGGCTTCAACGTCCGCCCGGACGTCAAGGCCCGCGAGCGTGCAGCGCGCGAAGGCATCGACGTGCGCTTCTACTCGGTCATCTACAACGCACTCGAGGACATCGAGCAGTCCCTCAAGGGCATGCTCAAGCCCGAGTACGAAGAGGTCCAGTCGGGTGTCGCCGAGATCCGCGAGGTGTTCCGTTCCTCGAAGTTCGGCAACATCGCGGGTGTCATCGTCCGCTCCGGCACGATCACGCGCAACGCCAAGGCGCGCGTCATCCGCGAAGGCGTGGTGCTCGCCGATGGTCTGGCCATCGAGTCGCTGCGTCGCTTCAAGGACGACGTGACCGAGGTCCGCACGGACTTCGAAGCCGGTATCGGTCTGGGCAAGTTCAACGACATCCAGATCGGCGACGAGATCGAGACCACCGAGCTCGTCGAGAAGCCGCGCGACTGA
- a CDS encoding YlxR family protein encodes MVPVRTCIGSRRRAPRSSLLRVVALSDGRVVADPKAVMPGRGAWLTPTVEAHDQAVKRKAYRRALRLDHEPDTSAVRDYLEALRRPEPQARDQDMTEQAERLMDN; translated from the coding sequence GTGGTTCCCGTCAGAACATGCATCGGCAGTCGCCGTCGTGCTCCCCGGTCCTCCCTCCTCCGTGTCGTCGCCCTGAGCGACGGTCGTGTTGTGGCGGACCCGAAGGCAGTCATGCCGGGGCGGGGAGCGTGGCTCACCCCGACCGTCGAAGCACATGATCAGGCCGTCAAGCGCAAGGCGTACCGCCGGGCACTCCGGCTCGATCATGAACCGGACACGTCCGCGGTGCGTGACTACCTCGAAGCGCTCCGGCGCCCCGAACCACAGGCACGCGACCAGGACATGACAGAACAGGCTGAACGGCTTATGGACAACTGA
- the nusA gene encoding transcription termination factor NusA, with protein MKIDLAVLRLMEREREIPFDELVQIIEQAILTAYQKHRTENEEPVDADVRVELDRKSGEVSVYVPERDDEGTVIGEAVDQPSDFGRIAAFAAKQVINQRLRDIGDDKILGEFRGKEGDIVAGIVQQGPNPKMVHVDLGTVEAILPPEEQVPGEDYKHGARLRVYVTSVGRGMKGPQITVSRTHPGLVRKLFALEVPEIASGVVEITSLAREAGHRTKIAVKANEPGVNAKGACIGELGARVRAVTTELGAEKIDIVDYSSDLASFVASALSPAKVTSAFVLDASTKAVRALVPDYQLSLAIGKEGQNARLAAKLTGARIDIQPDSILDGED; from the coding sequence GTGAAGATCGATCTCGCAGTCCTGCGACTCATGGAGCGTGAGCGGGAGATCCCGTTCGACGAACTCGTCCAGATCATCGAACAGGCCATCCTGACGGCGTACCAGAAGCACCGCACCGAGAACGAGGAGCCCGTCGACGCGGACGTCCGCGTCGAGCTCGACCGCAAGTCGGGCGAGGTCTCGGTCTACGTGCCCGAGCGCGACGACGAGGGCACCGTGATCGGCGAGGCCGTCGACCAGCCCAGCGACTTCGGTCGCATCGCCGCGTTCGCCGCCAAGCAGGTCATCAACCAGCGCCTGCGCGACATCGGCGACGACAAGATCCTCGGTGAGTTCCGCGGCAAGGAAGGCGACATCGTCGCGGGCATCGTCCAGCAGGGCCCGAACCCGAAGATGGTGCACGTCGACCTCGGCACGGTCGAGGCGATCCTGCCGCCGGAGGAGCAGGTGCCCGGCGAGGACTACAAGCACGGTGCACGGCTGCGCGTCTACGTGACGAGCGTCGGCCGCGGCATGAAGGGTCCGCAGATCACGGTCTCGCGCACCCACCCCGGCCTGGTGCGCAAGCTGTTCGCGCTCGAGGTCCCGGAGATCGCGTCCGGAGTCGTGGAGATCACCTCGCTCGCGCGCGAGGCCGGCCACCGCACGAAGATCGCGGTCAAGGCGAACGAGCCCGGTGTGAACGCGAAGGGTGCGTGCATCGGCGAGCTCGGTGCCCGCGTCCGTGCCGTGACGACGGAGCTCGGCGCCGAGAAGATCGACATCGTCGACTACTCGTCCGACCTGGCGTCGTTCGTCGCCAGCGCCCTGTCGCCGGCCAAGGTGACGAGCGCCTTCGTGCTCGACGCCTCGACGAAGGCCGTCCGCGCCCTCGTGCCGGACTACCAGCTGTCGCTCGCGATCGGCAAGGAAGGGCAGAACGCCCGCCTCGCCGCGAAGCTCACGGGCGCCCGGATCGACATCCAGCCGGACTCGATCCTGGACGGCGAGGACTGA